One window from the genome of Streptomyces sp. WZ-12 encodes:
- the recO gene encoding DNA repair protein RecO produces MTLFRDDGIVLRTQKLGEADRIITLLTRGNGRVRAVARGVRRTKSKFGARLEPFSHVDVQFFARGGELIGRGLPLCTQSETIAAYGGAIVTDYARYTAGTAMLETAERFTDHEGEPAVQQYLLLVGGLRTLANGEHAPHLVLDAFLLRSLAVNGYAPSFDSCARCGMPGPNRFFSVASGGVVCGDCRVPGSVVPSSEAIGLLGALLTGDWETADTCEARHVREGSGLVAAYLHWHLERGLRSLRYVEK; encoded by the coding sequence ATGACTCTGTTCCGCGACGACGGCATCGTGCTGCGCACCCAGAAGCTGGGTGAGGCGGACCGGATCATCACCCTGCTCACCCGCGGCAACGGCCGGGTACGGGCGGTGGCGCGGGGCGTGCGGCGGACGAAGTCGAAGTTCGGCGCCAGGTTGGAGCCGTTCTCCCATGTGGACGTGCAGTTCTTCGCACGCGGCGGGGAGCTGATCGGGCGCGGGCTGCCGCTGTGCACGCAGAGCGAGACGATCGCTGCGTACGGTGGTGCGATCGTCACCGACTACGCCCGCTACACGGCTGGCACGGCCATGTTGGAGACCGCCGAGCGGTTCACCGACCACGAGGGCGAGCCGGCCGTCCAGCAGTACCTGCTGCTGGTCGGCGGGTTGCGGACGCTGGCCAACGGGGAGCACGCCCCGCACCTGGTGCTGGACGCGTTCCTGCTGCGCTCGCTGGCGGTGAACGGTTATGCGCCGAGTTTCGACTCCTGCGCGCGGTGCGGAATGCCCGGTCCGAACCGGTTCTTCTCGGTGGCGTCGGGCGGGGTGGTGTGCGGTGACTGCCGGGTGCCCGGAAGCGTCGTACCCTCCTCAGAGGCCATCGGGCTCCTGGGCGCGCTGCTGACCGGCGACTGGGAGACCGCGGACACCTGTGAGGCGCGGCATGTCCGGGAGGGCAGCGGCCTCGTCGCGGCGTATCTGCACTGGCACTTGGAGCGCGGTCTGCGGTCCCTCCGCTATGTGGAGAAA